In Candidatus Eisenbacteria bacterium, the following proteins share a genomic window:
- a CDS encoding glycosyltransferase family 4 protein, which produces MVHSSADSTLNRVAFIGNYLPRQCGIATFTTDLCEAIAAQYPQTTCIALPVNDIEDGYAYPARVRFELTEKDVDSYRRAADFLNINNVDLVCLQHEYGIFGGRAGSHILAILRELRMPVVTTLHTILHDPDPEQRRVLEEVAALSDRLVVMSKRGAEFLHEVYGVPPEKIDLIPHGIPDVPFVDPSFHKDLFGVEGKIVLLSFGLLSANKGIENVIAALPAILARHPNVVYIILGATHPHVVRNEGETYRLSLQWIAQEKGVEGQVIFYNRFVSIEELVEFISAADIYITPYLNAAQIISGTLAYTLGAGKAVISTPYWYAEEMLAEERGALVPFRDPGALAAQVIDLLDNDAKRHAMRKRAYLLGREMIWPQVARRYMETFERAKAERRHFAPPDFTVKPLDKRPGELPPLKLDHLRHMTDETGMLQHALFTVPNYREGYTTDDNARALMVSALLESLGDEHALDLASRYLAFIWYAFNTETGRFRNFMDYERHWLEVGGSDDSHGRTLWALGTVLGRSNMPALQSMAGRVFEQALPAILNATSPRAWAFALIGIHEYLQRFAGDRRASQVREELSGRLLTLYQTHRSDEWRWFEDRLTYCNAALPHALLMCGQWMPNKAMMDAGLESLSWLADLQRADTESRHFVPIGSNGFYQRGGERARFDQQPVDAQAMVSACLEAYRITSDKRWSKEARRAFEWFLGRNDLNLPIYDPTTGGCRDGLHPDRPNENQGAESTLAFLQALLELRLAENAVISMEARAR; this is translated from the coding sequence ATGGTCCACAGTTCAGCTGATTCAACGCTCAATCGCGTTGCATTCATCGGTAACTACTTGCCGCGACAGTGCGGCATCGCCACATTTACTACCGATTTGTGTGAGGCCATCGCCGCCCAATATCCTCAAACAACCTGCATTGCCCTGCCGGTCAATGATATCGAGGACGGCTACGCCTATCCGGCCCGCGTTCGGTTTGAGCTCACAGAGAAGGATGTTGATTCTTATCGCCGCGCCGCCGACTTCCTGAATATCAACAACGTCGACCTCGTATGCTTACAGCACGAATATGGCATCTTCGGCGGACGGGCAGGCAGTCACATCCTGGCCATCTTACGTGAATTGCGCATGCCCGTTGTCACGACTCTGCACACTATTCTGCACGACCCCGATCCGGAGCAGCGGCGGGTGCTGGAAGAAGTCGCGGCCCTGTCCGACCGGTTGGTGGTCATGAGCAAGCGGGGCGCGGAATTCCTGCACGAAGTCTATGGTGTGCCGCCGGAGAAGATTGATCTGATCCCCCACGGTATCCCTGATGTGCCTTTTGTGGACCCGAGCTTTCACAAAGACCTGTTTGGAGTCGAAGGCAAAATCGTCTTGCTTAGCTTTGGCTTACTCTCGGCGAACAAAGGGATCGAAAATGTCATCGCCGCCTTACCCGCCATCTTGGCCCGTCATCCAAACGTGGTGTACATCATCCTCGGAGCGACCCACCCTCACGTAGTGCGGAATGAAGGCGAAACGTACCGGCTGTCCCTTCAATGGATCGCCCAGGAGAAAGGCGTAGAAGGTCAGGTAATTTTCTACAACCGGTTTGTCAGCATCGAAGAACTCGTCGAGTTCATCAGTGCGGCGGATATTTACATCACGCCTTATCTAAACGCGGCACAGATCATCTCTGGCACATTGGCCTACACTCTGGGAGCAGGCAAGGCCGTGATTTCGACGCCGTATTGGTATGCGGAAGAGATGCTGGCCGAAGAACGTGGAGCGCTGGTGCCGTTCCGTGATCCCGGGGCATTGGCTGCGCAGGTGATTGACCTGCTCGACAACGATGCCAAGCGCCATGCGATGCGCAAGCGGGCCTATCTATTGGGGCGGGAGATGATCTGGCCGCAGGTAGCTCGCCGCTACATGGAGACTTTTGAACGCGCCAAAGCCGAACGCCGGCATTTTGCCCCACCCGACTTCACGGTCAAACCGCTCGACAAACGTCCGGGCGAACTGCCTCCTCTCAAACTCGATCACTTGCGCCACATGACGGACGAGACCGGGATGTTGCAGCACGCCCTTTTCACGGTGCCCAACTATCGCGAGGGCTACACCACCGACGACAACGCCCGCGCGCTTATGGTGAGCGCGCTTCTGGAGTCGCTGGGCGACGAACATGCTCTCGATCTGGCATCACGCTATCTCGCTTTCATCTGGTATGCCTTCAATACTGAAACCGGTCGCTTCCGTAATTTCATGGATTACGAACGCCACTGGCTGGAAGTTGGCGGTTCCGATGACAGCCACGGCCGCACATTGTGGGCGCTGGGTACGGTGTTGGGCCGCTCAAATATGCCGGCCCTGCAAAGTATGGCTGGCCGGGTGTTCGAGCAGGCCTTGCCCGCTATTCTCAACGCGACCAGCCCGCGAGCCTGGGCTTTCGCGCTCATCGGCATCCACGAATACCTGCAGCGATTTGCCGGTGACCGGAGGGCCAGCCAGGTCCGGGAGGAATTGTCCGGGCGGCTGTTGACGTTATATCAAACCCACCGTTCGGATGAATGGCGCTGGTTTGAAGACAGGCTGACCTACTGCAACGCCGCGCTGCCGCATGCTCTTCTCATGTGCGGCCAATGGATGCCGAATAAGGCTATGATGGATGCCGGACTGGAATCGCTTAGTTGGCTGGCCGATTTGCAGCGCGCGGATACCGAAAGCAGGCATTTTGTCCCAATCGGCTCTAACGGATTTTATCAGCGGGGCGGTGAGCGTGCCCGGTTCGATCAACAGCCGGTGGACGCTCAGGCGATGGTCTCTGCCTGTCTCGAAGCTTACCGGATCACGAGCGATAAGCGCTGGAGCAAGGAAGCCCGCCGCGCCTTCGAGTGGTTCCTCGGGCGCAACGACCTGAACCTGCCCATCTACGATCCGACGACAGGCGGCTGCCGGGACGGTTTGCATCCCGACCGCCCGAACGAGAATCAGGGCGCGGAATCGACGCTGGCCTTTCTCCAAGCATTGCTGGAACTGCGACTGGCTGAGAATGCTGTCATATCCATGGAAGCCCGAGCCAGATGA
- a CDS encoding glycosidase, whose translation MSNQHPELFHRYKLNPVLTAADWSYPVTSVFNPGATLLPDGSTLLLCRVEDRRGHSHLSAARSANGVDDWQIDPLPTLKADPEHFPEELWGIEDPRITYVPELGRYAVVYTAYTRDGPGVALALTEDFRTFERYGLIMQPEDKDAALLPCRINGNWALIHRPVSVRGAHMWISYSSNLRHWGDHKLMLEARLGGWWDANKIGLSPPPIETAQGWLVIYHGVRQNAAGSIYRLGLALFDLHRPDRCIKRSNEWIFGPEEPYERRGDVDNVVFPCGYTIAPDGDTIRLYYGAADTSIALATASVRAILEWLEQHR comes from the coding sequence ATGAGCAATCAACATCCTGAACTTTTTCACCGTTATAAGCTCAATCCCGTCTTGACCGCCGCCGACTGGTCCTATCCGGTCACGAGTGTGTTTAACCCCGGAGCCACATTGCTGCCCGATGGGTCTACCCTGCTCCTGTGCCGTGTGGAAGATCGGCGCGGGCATTCTCACTTGAGTGCAGCCCGCTCCGCCAATGGTGTAGATGACTGGCAGATTGACCCACTTCCCACCCTAAAGGCCGATCCGGAGCACTTCCCTGAAGAGCTGTGGGGGATCGAAGACCCACGTATCACATACGTCCCCGAGTTAGGCCGGTATGCCGTTGTTTACACCGCCTACACCCGCGACGGCCCGGGCGTGGCCCTGGCGCTCACGGAAGATTTCCGCACCTTCGAGCGCTATGGTTTGATCATGCAGCCGGAAGACAAAGACGCAGCTCTCCTACCTTGTCGGATCAACGGAAATTGGGCTTTGATCCACCGCCCGGTCAGCGTGCGCGGCGCGCACATGTGGATATCCTACTCGTCCAACTTGCGCCACTGGGGAGATCACAAGTTGATGCTGGAAGCCCGACTGGGTGGGTGGTGGGACGCGAACAAAATTGGACTATCGCCTCCGCCCATCGAAACTGCGCAAGGTTGGCTGGTGATCTACCACGGGGTGCGGCAAAACGCAGCCGGCTCCATTTACAGACTCGGCCTGGCGTTGTTTGATTTGCACAGACCCGACCGCTGCATCAAACGCAGCAACGAATGGATTTTTGGCCCGGAGGAACCCTACGAACGGCGCGGGGATGTGGACAATGTCGTCTTTCCTTGCGGCTACACAATTGCTCCTGATGGCGACACTATCCGCCTGTATTATGGCGCGGCGGATACGAGCATCGCCCTGGCCACCGCCAGTGTTCGTGCTATTCTGGAGTGGCTTGAACAACACAGATAG